ATGCGGAACGCGACCTTCGGCTCGCCCCATGGGGTGGTGGTGCGCAGGAACACGTTGGGCGCCATTTGGATGAGGGCGAGCGCGTCGAGGGGGTCGGCAACCTTCACCCCGACCACGAGCTCGGCCGCGACGATCTCGCGGATGTCTGCGGGGACGCTCGGCCAAGGATGGCACTCCCACGCGTACAGCTTGCCGCGAACGAACCAAGCGGCGCCGCCCGTCGTCGCGCGCTCCTCGCTACCGGGCAGCCCGACGGTGGTGCGCCGCAGGTCGTCGAGGGTGGCCACGGTGCGAGCCTATGCCGCACTACCGACAGGGGGCAGACGGGCCGGATGCCGCGGTGCATCGGCCTTTCAGCGCTGCGAGCTACTCGACGAGCTTGCCAGCCGTCGACACGTCGCGCATGAGGGCCGCGATCTCGGCCGGGATGGGCGGG
The Agromyces albus DNA segment above includes these coding regions:
- a CDS encoding MmcQ/YjbR family DNA-binding protein, whose amino-acid sequence is MATLDDLRRTTVGLPGSEERATTGGAAWFVRGKLYAWECHPWPSVPADIREIVAAELVVGVKVADPLDALALIQMAPNVFLRTTTPWGEPKVAFRMAGIDDGHLAELVTEAWRVQAPKYLRGELDNGS